Proteins found in one Triticum urartu cultivar G1812 chromosome 4, Tu2.1, whole genome shotgun sequence genomic segment:
- the LOC125552756 gene encoding embryonic protein DC-8-like: MAVSKRLAAAALLVLLALAAPAAAKTTREAAEAASAAKTTPGGAEVAPGKEEESWTGWAKDKISEGLGLDKISEGLGLKHHADEEEAARKAGHTVKSARETVQHTASETGRQASGKASDAKEAAEQAATGAANKAGQAKDKAAETVKGTAGEASKKAEQAKHKTKETAEAAAKTGAETHERSKQGKAKVEETAKEKAGQGYETLKQTKDAAAEKAGTAKDTAAEKAGQGYETLKQSKDAAAEKSGGATQTAAEKAAAAKDAAAEKAGGATQTAAEKAAAAKDAAAEKAGAAKQTAAEKAAAAKDAAAEKARAAKDAAWETTESAKDATWQAQEKLKQYNDVASEKAANVKDAAAEKAGAAKQTAAEKAAAAKDTAAEKAAAAKDAAWKNAEAAKGTVGEKAGAAKDATLEKTASAKDAAWETAEAAKDTAWETAEAAKGKANQGYEKVKEKVGEVKDKVTGAAADGKGKKHRKDDEL; this comes from the exons ATGGCGGTGTCGAAGAGgctcgcggcggcggcgctgctgGTGCTGCTCGCGCTGGCGGCGCCCGCGGCCGCCAAAACGACGCGGGAGGCCGCCGAGGCGGCGTCCGCGGCGAAGACGACGCCGGGCGGCGCGGAGGTGGCGCCGGGCAAGGAGGAAGAGTCGTGGACGGGGTGGGCCAAGGACAAGATCTCCGAGGGCCTCGGCCTGGACAAGATCTCCGAGGGGCTGGGGCTCAAGCACCAcgccgacgaggaggaggccgccCGCAAGGCCGGGCACACCGTCAAGTCCGCCCGCGAGACCGTCCAGCACACCGCCTCCG AGACGGGGAGGCAGGCGAGCGGCAAGGCTTCGGACGCCaaggaggcggcggagcaggCGGCGACCGGGGCGGCCAACAAGGCGGGGCAGGCCAAGGACAAGGCGGCGGAGACGGTGAAGGGCACGGCCGGCGAGGCGTCTAAGAAGGCGGAGCAGGCCAAGCACAAGACCAAGGAGACCGCGGAGGCGGCCGCCAAGACTGGCGCCGAGACGCACGAGCGGTCGAAGCAGGGCAAGGCCAAGGTTGAGGAGACGGCCAAGGAGAAGGCCGGACAGGGGTACGAGACTCTGAAGCAAACCAAGGACGCGGCCGCCGAGAAGGCCGGCACCGCCAAGGACACGGCTGCGGAAAAGGCTGGCCAGGGGTACGAGACGCTGAAGCAGTCCAAGGACGCCGCCGCGGAGAAATCCGGCGGCGCCACGCAGACGGCCGCGGAGAAGGCAGCGGCAGCCAAGGACGCCGCCGCGGAGAAAGCCGGTGGCGCCACGCAGACGGCCGCTGAGAAGGCAGCGGCTGCGAAGGACGCAGCCGCGGAGAAGGCCGGCGCCGCCAAGCAGACGGCAGCAGAGAAGGCAGCGGCAGCGAAGGATGCCGCCGCTGAGAAGGCCCGCGCCGCGAAGGACGCGGCGTGGGAGACGACGGAGTCCGCCAAGGACGCCACATGGCAGGCGCAGGAGAAGCTGAAGCAATACAACGACGTCGCGTCGGAGAAGGCCGCGAACGTGAAGGACGCCGCTGCGGAGAAAGCCGGCGCGGCCAAGCAGACGGCCGCGGAGAAGGCAGCGGCAGCGAAGGATACCGCCGCGGAGAAGGCCGCGGCCGCCAAGGATGCCGCGTGGAAGAACGCCGAGGCGGCCAAGGGCACTGTCGGGGAGAAGGCAGGGGCGGCCAAGGACGCCACGTTGGAGAAGACGGCGTCGGCTAAGGACGCCGCGTGGGAGACGGCGGAGGCGGCCAAGGACACGGCCTGGGAGACGGCGGAGGCGGCCAAGGGGAAGGCCAACCAGGGGTACGAGAAGGTGAAGGAGAAGGTCGGGGAGGTGAAGGACAAGGTCACCGGCGCGGCAGCCGACGGCAAGGGCAAGAAGCACCGCAAGGACGACGAGCTGTGA